One Brassica napus cultivar Da-Ae chromosome C4, Da-Ae, whole genome shotgun sequence genomic region harbors:
- the LOC125585942 gene encoding meiosis-specific protein ASY2-like: MPVDSITLRARPAEVGLSEDDDSEAEFFPTTFYPDGIFEELPQLHPDLLRPAFLAGQDWEGVEETKSTLGSVKRVLRAAGAVGVTFLVPTEAQRPWSPLMGYQTVYESYFQEDTRCWFPIPRLITAYARRRDLAISQLLNGSLRLAVTLSVLAEQIDMPMSVRSFEEMTSITDMKDGTYSVKMRPNCNVCAGHPNKTQNWQRSYFFLKSDSSAFEEPPQDDYRVLWNRSWAYPEDFLRSVRAVALLRVYRWSEISVERIRELKDRITRREWRSDLPTALPIRAKRLDIFPRDIQKQFTEAKKMGTLPDLSAIIAAQLGLTSGEGPSTAVPRSDEVFPSDARSVGKGKKRKRGDGSGVGRSTEETSDVPPSSEPRKKSKKKRTKKKSTGEQLEDADEQIEQEEEGARGEEIQPEEGGSEVEASEGRNDEEGVSEGGERETSLNAACSDDSEEGSEGSPLLIRRGNDEDEDERRSPVLTFPRERTPVPVGGGAAQIGTSSRGSAILRRAPGFSFPDKVDFHYEGPAPLVYVPEKCGEFLSQLRGRAKPLPAVKDLIFGGEYEEAARAKLLGDSTMNVVIDKYDTALKGALEELELAKKEFAEKEEVSARQLNESRANLQKLDGVMARTVARRDEFKAALESSRRTIRELEQKNTDLESERASLAVTHEREMKRLRDSRILEVTRERGRVEAEMTAKASRCFARIRSREERRGPYDEARLLYSQAFGTRKCLEALKGAGNDIPQASIDMFVEYERKYEQEAEQLKVGEIPESDFRLSPLVLESQFMDARILAGLDPYGSNAGLIDPETAANLHVSCTRPVGERREEPMLPIENPLTVLEEGVPGRGVRVDGNNVPVLVLSDTSVEGRDSLPPEGSHRDGEENTGEVSEDAAVRVSPIARESSVRASELSALNDRESDREA; the protein is encoded by the exons ATGCCCGTTGACTCGATCACCCTGAGAGCTCGACCTGCGGAGGTTGGTCTCTCGGAGGATGATGATTCTGAGGCCGAGTTCTTCCCGACCACCTTTTACCCCGATGGGATTTTCGAAGAGCTTCCTCAACTCCATCCCGATTTATTGCGTCCTGCCTTCTTGGCCGGTCAGGACTGGGAAGGCGTAGAGGAGACGAAGTCGACTCTTGGAAGCGTGAAGAGGGTTCTTCGGGCTGCGGGTGCCGTAGGCGTGACCTTCCTTGTGCCTACGGAAGCGCAGAGACCCTGGTCTCCTCTGATGGGGTACCAGACGGTGTATGAATCCTATTTTCAGGAAGACACTCGTTGCTGGTTCCCCATCCCGCGACTGATCACAGCATACGCCAGACGTCGAGATCTCGCGATCAGTCAGCTGCTGAATGGCTCGCTGCGTCTAGCGGTCACTTTGTCGGTTTTGGCAGAGCAGATCGACATGCCGATGAGCGTTAGGTCGTTCGAGGAGATGACCTCGATAACCGACATGAAAGATGGCACTTACTCGGTGAAGATGCGACCGAACTGCAATGTGTGTGCCGGTCATCCGAATAAGACGCAGAATTGGCAGCGCTCCTACTTCTTCCTTAAGTCCGACAGCTCGGCCTTCGAGGAGCCTCCCCAAGATGATTATCGAGTTCTTTGGAACCGTTCTTGGG CTTATCCCGAAGATTTCTTGAGGAGTGTTCGCGCCGTCGCTCTGCTTCGAGTCTATCGTTGGTCTGAGATCTCCGTCGAAAGGATCCGTGAGCTTAAGGATCGAATCACTCGAA GAGAGTGGAGATCCGACCTTCCGACCGCTCTTCCCATTCGTGCTAAGCGACTGGACATCTTCCCGAGAGACATCCAAAAACAATTTACCGAGGCGAAGAAGATGGGCACTCTTCCTGATTTGAGCGCAATAATAGCGGCCCAGCTGGGGCTGACTAGCGGGGAAGGACCCTCAACGGCGGTTCCTCGTTCTGACGAGGTTTTCCCTTCCGATGCCAGAAGTGTGGGGAagggaaagaaaagaaaaagaggcgATGGTTCGGGAGTCGGGAGGAGTACTGAGGAGACGAGTGATGTCCCTCCTTCCAGTGAGCCCCggaagaagagcaagaagaaAAGGACAAAAAAGAAGTCTACCGGCGAGCAGTTGGAAGATGCTGACGAGCAGATCGAGCAAGAGGAAGAGGGTGCTCGAGGAGAAGAAATTCAGCCCGAAGAGGGGGGTTCTGAGGTTGAAGCCTCGGAGGGACGGAATGACGAGGAGGGAGTAAGTGAAGGAGGGGAACGCGAGACTTCTCTTAATGCCGCCTGCTCGGATGATTCTGAGGAAGGTAGCGAAGGGTCGCCACTCCTGATAAGGAGGGGAAATGACGAAGACGAAGATGAGAGGCGGTCTCCTGTTCTGACGTTTCCTCGCGAGAGAACTCCAGTTCCCGTCGGAGGAGGGGCCGCCCAGATCGGTACTTCTTCCCGTGGCTCGGCTATCCTAAGGAGGGCTCCCGGATTCAGCTTTCCCGATAAGGTCGACTTCCATTACGAGGGACCGGCTCCCTTAGTGTACGTTCCAGAGAAATGTGGGGAGTTTCTCAGTCAACTAAGAGGGAGGGCGAAACCTCTTCCTGCTGTGAAGGACCTTATCTTCGGGGGTGAATACGAAGAAGCTGCAAGGGCCAAACTGCTG GGTGATAGCACGATGAATGTCGTGATTGATAAATACGACACGGCGCTTAAAGGAGCCTTGGAGGAGCTCGAGCTGGCCAAGAAAGAGTTTGCTGAGAAGGAAGAGGTTTCTGCTCGTCAACTGAACGAGTCAAGGGCCAATCTGCAGAAGCTCGACGGGGTGATGGCTCGCACCGTTGCTCGACGCGATGAGTTTAAAGCCGCGCTGGAGTCGTCTCGAAGAACCATCCGCGAGCTTGAACAGAAGAATACTGACCTCGAGAGCGAGAGGGCTTCGCTCGCTGTCACGCACGAGCGAGAGATGAAACGTCTGAGAGACTCCAGAATCTTGGAGGTGACGAGAGAAAGGGGGAGAGTTGAGGCAGAAATGACCGCCAAGGCTAGTCGTTGCTTCGCCAGGATTCGTTCTCGAGAGGAGCGTCGGGGTCCTTACGACGAGGCTCGGTTACTTTACAGCCAAGCCTTTGGGACTAGGAAGTGCCTCGAGGCCTTGAAAGGAGCCGGGAACGACATACCGCAAGCCTCTATTGATATGTTCGTCGAGTACGAGAGGAAGTACGAACAAGAGGCTGAGCAGCTGAAGGTTGGCGAGATCCCTGAAAGCGATTTTAGACTCTCTCCTCTTGTGTTGGAGTCTCAGTTTATGGATGCTCGGATTCTGGCGGGTCTCGATCCGTATGGTTCCAACGCTGGCTTAATTGACCCGGAGACCGCGGCGAATCTGCATGTCTCGTGTACTCGTCCGGTCGGAGAAAGGCGCGAGGAACCGATGCTTCCTATCGAAAACCCTTTGACTGTTCTTGAGGAAGGGGTGCCTGGTCGAGGAGTCCGAGTCGATGGAAATAACGTTCCTGTCCTCGTGCTTTCGGACACTTCAGTCGAGGGTCGCGATTCGCTGCCTCCAGAAGGGTCTCATCGGGATGGCGAGGAAAACACTGGCGAGGTGTCGGAGGATGCTGCGGTGCGAGTCTCTCCGATTGCCCGCGAATCGAGCGTCAGGGCTTCGGAGCTTTCCGCCCTTAATGATCGCGAGAGTGATCGGGAAGCTTAG